A part of Paenibacillus sp. 481 genomic DNA contains:
- a CDS encoding AI-2E family transporter — MLTFYRKYWRTAFDIALIILTVYLIMYGFSYLYAIAAPIFLALLVFVMIEPLARFLARRGMNKAAASAISVLVFTLIILSSMFGAGLIFISQMSELQNALPQYGEALQKQVVNLAAYLQTKYEALPNDVSLKIKEYVGVITQKGSALAVTFLGWLVGNLKSFSTFIMNFGIAIILAYFLSIEIGDWKRITKEKTPRTFKNAFHFLKVNVFRGIGAYLKAQLKLISITFTLVFVSLLGLGVNNAFSIALLSALFDILPLLGIPVIFIPWIVYLLFIGNTWLAVSLTIVLVVVMLTRQFLEPKITGNTLGVSAFTMLSFMMISLSLFGVMGLIMSPILLILVKALYDQGYLKKWIRMPAEEFDADPSSNEANTVQAVEQTDEQDRGTDHPIK, encoded by the coding sequence ATGCTCACTTTTTATCGAAAATATTGGCGGACCGCTTTTGACATTGCACTGATCATTTTAACGGTCTATCTCATCATGTACGGCTTTAGCTATTTATATGCGATCGCTGCACCGATCTTTTTAGCTTTGCTCGTGTTTGTGATGATTGAACCGTTGGCCCGCTTTTTGGCGCGGCGCGGGATGAACAAAGCAGCCGCATCCGCGATTTCGGTGCTTGTGTTCACATTAATCATTTTAAGCTCCATGTTCGGAGCAGGCTTAATCTTTATTAGTCAGATGAGTGAATTGCAAAACGCACTGCCTCAATATGGAGAAGCGTTGCAAAAGCAGGTTGTTAATTTAGCGGCCTATTTGCAAACGAAGTACGAAGCACTCCCTAATGATGTATCGTTGAAAATTAAAGAATACGTCGGCGTCATTACACAAAAGGGCTCTGCGCTTGCTGTCACTTTTCTCGGATGGCTAGTCGGCAACCTTAAATCGTTCTCTACCTTTATTATGAATTTTGGTATCGCCATTATTTTAGCTTATTTTTTAAGCATTGAAATTGGCGATTGGAAACGGATTACGAAAGAAAAAACACCCCGTACTTTCAAAAATGCGTTTCATTTTTTGAAAGTAAACGTGTTTCGTGGCATAGGCGCTTACTTAAAAGCACAACTTAAACTGATATCGATTACGTTTACGCTTGTGTTTGTATCGCTGCTTGGCTTAGGCGTGAACAACGCCTTCTCGATTGCGTTGCTGTCCGCCTTGTTTGATATTTTGCCGTTGTTAGGCATTCCGGTCATTTTCATTCCTTGGATTGTATACTTGTTGTTCATCGGGAATACATGGCTAGCCGTTTCACTAACCATTGTACTCGTCGTGGTCATGTTAACACGCCAGTTCTTGGAACCTAAGATCACAGGAAATACGCTTGGTGTGTCTGCCTTTACGATGCTGTCTTTTATGATGATTTCGTTGTCTTTGTTCGGCGTTATGGGCTTAATTATGTCACCGATCTTGCTCATTCTCGTTAAGGCGCTTTACGATCAAGGATATTTGAAAAAATGGATTCGTATGCCTGCTGAGGAATTTGATGCTGATCCTTCTTCTAATGAGGCGAACACGGTTCAGGCTGTTGAGCAAACAGACGAGCAAGACCGCGGTACCGATCATCCCATAAAATAA
- the mltG gene encoding endolytic transglycosylase MltG: MKSWAKVSLALLVMVALLAGVGVWYAWNGLKPMPAQESQVKLTIERGSGPSVIASQLEQAGIIRNSFLFKSYLKMNNEGARFQAGTYAFQPGVTLDEIIRKLNAGDVLKDEMIRFTVPEGYTVTQMADKLSKEGYVERSHFLQLVNDKAWLKGRTTLFDAIPDSNLIMHQLEGYLFPETYELKKESAAEDIVLRMIKETEKRLDDASPQWQADMKKQGLDLHELLTIASLIEREVVVDEERPLVAGVIYNRIKKGMRLQIDATVQYALDKPKERLYYKDLGIDSPYNTYKIEGLPPGPIASPSVASIKAALQPEASEYLFYVTKKDGTSGHLFAKTFAEHERNIEKSKQQAK, encoded by the coding sequence ATGAAGTCTTGGGCTAAAGTGTCTTTAGCGCTATTGGTGATGGTTGCTTTGCTTGCGGGAGTTGGCGTGTGGTACGCATGGAACGGATTAAAGCCGATGCCAGCACAAGAAAGCCAAGTAAAGCTTACTATTGAACGAGGTAGTGGGCCTTCTGTCATTGCTTCTCAGTTAGAGCAAGCAGGAATCATTCGCAATTCGTTCTTATTTAAATCGTATTTGAAAATGAACAACGAAGGTGCTCGTTTTCAAGCCGGCACGTATGCCTTTCAACCTGGTGTTACGTTAGATGAGATCATTCGCAAGCTTAACGCAGGTGACGTCTTGAAAGATGAAATGATCCGGTTTACGGTTCCAGAAGGATATACGGTTACGCAAATGGCGGACAAGCTTAGCAAAGAAGGATATGTAGAACGAAGCCATTTTTTGCAGCTCGTTAACGATAAAGCATGGTTGAAGGGACGCACGACTTTATTTGATGCTATACCTGACAGCAACTTGATTATGCACCAGCTTGAAGGTTATTTGTTCCCCGAAACGTACGAGTTGAAAAAAGAAAGTGCGGCAGAGGATATCGTGCTCCGGATGATCAAGGAGACCGAGAAACGTCTGGATGATGCATCTCCGCAATGGCAAGCAGATATGAAGAAACAAGGTCTTGATTTGCATGAACTGCTTACAATCGCATCTCTGATCGAACGGGAAGTCGTTGTGGATGAAGAACGCCCACTCGTTGCAGGTGTTATCTATAACCGCATTAAAAAAGGCATGAGATTGCAGATCGACGCGACGGTACAGTACGCGCTAGACAAACCTAAGGAACGCTTGTATTATAAAGATTTGGGTATTGACAGCCCTTATAATACGTACAAAATTGAAGGTTTACCTCCAGGGCCGATTGCAAGCCCGAGTGTAGCGTCAATTAAGGCTGCTTTGCAGCCCGAGGCGTCCGAGTATTTATTTTATGTGACGAAAAAAGACGGCACGAGTGGACATTTATTCGCAAAAACGTTCGCGGAACATGAGCGTAATATCGAGAAAAGTAAACAGCAGGCGAAATAA
- a CDS encoding DUF1292 domain-containing protein yields MSQEQIQFIDQLRSLYGQSVEMTDEQGKGREYTLVAEFKLRDKAYAVLLPTGAKDAEPDLFQVVADGDGGFELESITDDEEWEEVMELYDEHAYADEFEAEK; encoded by the coding sequence GTGAGTCAAGAGCAAATTCAATTTATCGATCAATTGCGAAGCCTATACGGACAATCTGTCGAAATGACAGATGAACAGGGAAAAGGCCGCGAATATACATTAGTAGCTGAGTTTAAGCTTCGCGACAAAGCGTATGCCGTGTTGTTGCCGACAGGTGCGAAGGACGCAGAGCCGGATTTATTCCAGGTCGTTGCGGATGGCGATGGCGGCTTTGAGCTTGAGAGCATCACGGATGACGAAGAGTGGGAAGAAGTTATGGAGCTTTATGACGAGCATGCATATGCGGACGAGTTTGAAGCAGAGAAGTAA
- a CDS encoding peptidase U32 family protein translates to MTYQPELLVTAGSVAEVERMLEAGASAVIVGEQKYGMRLPGDVTLADIALCIPIVRKYGAKLYVSANNILHNDVLNDLPAYLQQLEALGVDAVIFGDPAILMSVRQAAPSLKLHWNAEMTSTNYMTARYWQKRGSKRIVAARELNMEEIQEMKRQLPDMEVEVQIHGMTNIYHSKRNLVQHYFHHIGDDEQANNVGLDRKMFLIEQERQDEKYPLYEDINGTHIMSSDDVCIIEDFKFLLDARIDSFKIEGLLKSTTYNEMVVRVYREAIDAYVANPEQYEFKEEWLERIRSVQDPERELSFGFFYKEQMY, encoded by the coding sequence ATGACATATCAACCTGAATTGCTAGTTACGGCTGGTAGCGTCGCAGAAGTAGAGCGTATGCTGGAAGCTGGAGCAAGCGCGGTTATCGTCGGGGAGCAAAAATACGGCATGCGTCTGCCGGGTGATGTGACGCTAGCAGACATCGCGTTATGCATACCTATCGTCCGCAAGTACGGTGCAAAGCTGTATGTGTCAGCAAACAACATTTTGCATAACGATGTGTTAAACGATTTGCCTGCATACTTGCAGCAGCTTGAAGCGCTTGGCGTAGACGCGGTAATATTCGGTGACCCGGCTATTCTGATGAGCGTAAGACAAGCAGCGCCATCATTAAAGCTGCATTGGAATGCTGAGATGACGTCCACAAACTATATGACAGCGCGGTATTGGCAGAAGCGTGGCTCTAAGCGTATCGTTGCTGCGCGTGAGCTTAACATGGAAGAGATTCAAGAAATGAAGCGACAACTTCCGGATATGGAAGTTGAAGTTCAAATACACGGCATGACGAACATTTATCATTCGAAGCGTAATTTGGTGCAGCATTATTTTCATCATATCGGCGATGATGAACAGGCGAACAATGTTGGCTTGGATCGCAAAATGTTCTTAATTGAACAAGAGCGTCAAGATGAAAAGTATCCGTTGTACGAAGATATAAATGGTACGCACATTATGAGTTCGGATGATGTGTGCATCATCGAAGACTTTAAGTTTTTGCTGGATGCACGTATCGACAGCTTTAAAATAGAAGGCTTGCTAAAATCGACGACCTATAATGAAATGGTCGTTCGTGTTTATCGCGAAGCGATCGATGCGTATGTGGCGAACCCTGAGCAGTATGAATTTAAGGAAGAGTGGCTGGAGCGCATTCGCAGCGTTCAAGACCCTGAACGCGAGCTGTCATTCGGATTTTTCTATAAAGAACAGATGTACTAA
- a CDS encoding methyl-accepting chemotaxis protein — translation MRWVLLRKQSNSPLNNNKFKVRNLQWHPARSVGTRLFLLFFIGITVLVGSIGLFSFNQSRTIIEQEMSMLEEAAITQLGDKLDIMFNNYVDLSNQILFDQDLQKALSLTKTNTAITEYEKLQRMTDVEKNLKALVFGNDSVFSLLLIPVEESYGPIYTSGLAHSMLGSLRNESWFKQAVQKEGSVVWVPTSEKGLSQQGPKETFALARTVKNVSSGNTYMLVTEIYADSLQEHMEWKTGVGGFAQLVSAEGNLVISHNKELIGQAPPVQLVADGEKTGRQSVTNKEGQELLGVYYKSSITNWTLNGFIPVDELLAGTAAIRNMTLLSIGVALLIAILMGWYVMRSIGRPLKRMRDLMEEGAQGQLGLRMAVQSKDEIGEVAASFNTMMSRIGDLVQRTGSSAQSVMTSASKLSDASRQTAQAARDIALATEEIASGATGLAAEAERGNEWTDHTANQVAQVVQLNAAMFQAATEVENASKRGTSYMDELNDKTAATEQIVHSLVSKVDALKDSTSSARNILDVLTQLAKQTNILSLNAAIEAARAGAAGKGFMVVADEIRKLADQSKQSIEIVGSITENIQREVNETVRMLGDANPIFREQADAVKEADIIFRAVHVQMGTLMTKLDGATSAVHDLSETQSALNEAIANVSAVAEQSSATSEEVASLSSEQMSVSARLVNLSNELEQVSLDLQERLSRFTFEQLSADVGEKVES, via the coding sequence ATGCGTTGGGTGTTACTTCGGAAGCAGAGCAATTCACCCTTGAACAACAATAAATTTAAGGTGAGGAACCTGCAATGGCATCCTGCTCGTTCAGTAGGAACAAGATTATTTTTGTTGTTTTTTATCGGTATTACCGTGCTTGTCGGAAGTATAGGTCTATTTTCTTTCAACCAGTCTAGAACGATTATTGAGCAAGAAATGTCTATGCTGGAGGAAGCGGCGATCACACAGTTAGGCGATAAGTTGGATATTATGTTCAACAACTATGTTGATCTTTCGAATCAAATTTTGTTTGATCAAGATTTACAGAAGGCGCTATCGCTTACGAAGACGAATACAGCAATTACAGAGTATGAAAAGTTACAAAGGATGACGGATGTCGAGAAAAATTTAAAAGCGCTTGTATTTGGGAACGATTCCGTATTCAGTCTGCTGCTGATACCGGTTGAAGAGTCATATGGACCGATTTATACGAGTGGCTTGGCTCACTCTATGCTGGGTAGTCTTCGGAACGAATCTTGGTTTAAACAAGCGGTGCAAAAAGAGGGCAGTGTCGTGTGGGTCCCGACATCAGAGAAAGGGTTATCCCAGCAAGGCCCTAAGGAGACATTTGCGTTGGCACGCACTGTTAAAAACGTTAGCTCAGGCAATACGTATATGCTCGTTACTGAAATATACGCGGATTCTTTGCAAGAGCATATGGAGTGGAAGACAGGTGTAGGTGGATTTGCGCAGCTAGTCAGTGCTGAGGGGAATCTGGTGATCTCGCACAATAAAGAGCTGATTGGTCAAGCGCCGCCAGTGCAATTAGTGGCAGATGGAGAAAAGACGGGTAGACAGTCTGTGACTAACAAAGAAGGTCAGGAATTGCTCGGTGTATATTATAAGTCGAGTATTACGAATTGGACCTTAAATGGCTTTATTCCTGTTGATGAACTTCTTGCTGGGACAGCGGCTATTCGAAATATGACCCTGCTTAGTATTGGTGTGGCTCTACTTATTGCTATTTTGATGGGCTGGTACGTCATGCGCAGCATTGGCAGACCGCTTAAGCGAATGCGTGACTTAATGGAAGAAGGAGCGCAAGGCCAACTCGGATTGCGAATGGCTGTGCAATCCAAAGATGAGATCGGTGAGGTGGCCGCAAGCTTTAACACTATGATGAGTCGCATCGGCGATTTAGTACAGCGCACGGGAAGTTCAGCGCAATCCGTTATGACAAGTGCGAGCAAGCTTAGCGACGCATCGCGGCAAACGGCGCAAGCGGCGCGTGACATTGCGTTAGCGACGGAAGAAATTGCGAGTGGTGCGACAGGATTGGCAGCGGAAGCAGAACGAGGAAATGAATGGACGGATCATACAGCAAATCAAGTAGCGCAAGTCGTACAGCTAAATGCAGCTATGTTCCAGGCTGCGACGGAAGTGGAAAATGCCAGTAAACGCGGCACGAGTTATATGGATGAATTAAATGACAAGACGGCTGCGACTGAACAAATCGTCCATTCGCTCGTTAGTAAAGTTGATGCGCTTAAAGATAGCACGTCGTCTGCGCGCAATATTTTGGATGTGTTGACTCAGTTGGCTAAACAGACGAACATCTTGTCACTGAATGCGGCTATCGAAGCAGCGCGAGCTGGAGCAGCGGGCAAAGGATTCATGGTCGTCGCTGATGAGATTCGTAAGCTTGCGGATCAATCCAAGCAATCGATTGAGATTGTCGGCTCCATTACCGAAAATATTCAGCGTGAAGTGAACGAAACCGTTAGGATGTTAGGTGACGCTAATCCGATTTTTCGTGAGCAAGCGGACGCCGTTAAGGAAGCAGACATTATTTTTCGAGCTGTCCATGTGCAAATGGGGACGCTGATGACGAAGCTAGATGGTGCTACATCTGCGGTCCATGATTTGTCTGAAACCCAGAGTGCGCTAAATGAGGCGATAGCAAATGTAAGTGCCGTTGCAGAACAATCATCAGCTACTTCTGAAGAGGTTGCATCACTTAGCTCCGAGCAAATGTCGGTGTCTGCGAGGCTTGTGAACTTGTCTAACGAGTTGGAGCAAGTATCGCTTGATTTGCAGGAGCGTCTGTCTCGGTTTACCTTTGAGCAACTGTCCGCTGACGTAGGGGAAAAGGTTGAATCTTAA
- a CDS encoding DUF1292 domain-containing protein, with protein sequence MTNNKELQEEAEIIYIPDDEGNEEEFEVIMKFDVDGSDKKYMMVVPVEGTDDEEEEVYAFRYEEDGDDLKLFTIEDEEEWNIVEETFNTLAGYDDEEEDSAADVGNKA encoded by the coding sequence ATGACGAATAATAAAGAACTGCAAGAAGAAGCGGAAATTATTTATATTCCGGACGACGAAGGCAACGAGGAAGAGTTCGAAGTCATCATGAAGTTTGATGTCGACGGCTCTGACAAAAAGTATATGATGGTCGTGCCTGTAGAAGGCACGGACGATGAGGAAGAAGAAGTATACGCATTCCGCTATGAAGAAGATGGCGACGATTTGAAACTGTTCACGATTGAAGACGAAGAAGAGTGGAATATCGTTGAAGAAACATTCAATACATTAGCTGGATATGACGACGAAGAAGAGGACTCCGCTGCGGATGTAGGTAATAAAGCGTGA
- a CDS encoding peptidase U32 family protein, giving the protein MTTKVKPKFTGKRYRLDKPELLAPAGNLEKLKFAVHYGADAVYIGGQKYGLRSNADNFSFEEMREGVEFANKYGAKVFVATNIYAHNEDIEGIEAYLRKLEEVGISAIIVADPAIIETAQRVAPGVEVHVSTQQSIANWQTVQFWKEEGAPRVVLARETSLEEIAEMKSRVDVEIEAFIHGAMCSSYSGRCVLSNHFTDRDSNRGGCCQSCRWKYDLFEDGRPNLDELVSAEEAAESSALEQFKVGITQLPLFKEEDNHFAMSAKDLCMIDHLPELIEVGVDSFKVEGRMKSIHYVATVINVYRQAIDSYLADPDNYVVKPEWIEEMNKAANRPVNTGFFIEDPDHEDHIYEPEDKAVPFDFAGLVMDYDAETGIATIQQRNHFKVGTEIEFFGPNGKFFKQTVECIWDTEGNELDVARHPLQHVRMKVAQPVAYFDMMRKRK; this is encoded by the coding sequence ATGACAACGAAGGTAAAGCCTAAGTTTACAGGTAAGCGGTACCGCCTAGATAAACCGGAACTGCTAGCTCCCGCTGGCAATCTGGAAAAGCTGAAATTCGCCGTCCATTACGGAGCAGATGCTGTATATATTGGCGGTCAAAAGTACGGTTTGCGTTCGAACGCGGACAATTTTAGCTTTGAAGAAATGCGCGAAGGCGTGGAATTCGCTAACAAGTATGGAGCCAAAGTATTCGTTGCAACGAACATTTACGCTCATAATGAAGATATTGAAGGTATAGAAGCTTATTTGCGCAAGCTTGAAGAAGTAGGGATTAGCGCTATTATTGTGGCTGACCCAGCTATTATTGAGACCGCTCAGCGCGTTGCGCCAGGCGTGGAAGTACACGTGAGTACACAGCAGTCGATTGCCAACTGGCAAACGGTGCAATTTTGGAAAGAAGAAGGCGCGCCGCGTGTCGTTCTTGCTCGTGAAACGAGTCTGGAAGAAATTGCAGAGATGAAGAGTCGCGTCGATGTTGAAATCGAAGCCTTTATTCATGGTGCTATGTGTTCTTCGTATTCTGGACGCTGCGTGTTGTCGAATCACTTCACAGACCGCGATTCCAATCGTGGAGGTTGCTGCCAATCTTGCCGTTGGAAATACGATTTGTTTGAGGACGGACGTCCTAACTTGGACGAATTGGTGTCTGCGGAGGAAGCAGCAGAATCCTCTGCTTTGGAGCAGTTCAAGGTCGGTATCACGCAATTACCGTTGTTTAAAGAGGAAGATAACCATTTTGCGATGAGTGCAAAAGATTTGTGCATGATCGATCATTTGCCTGAACTCATCGAAGTAGGCGTAGACAGCTTCAAAGTTGAAGGCCGGATGAAGTCCATTCACTATGTGGCAACGGTCATCAATGTATACCGTCAGGCAATCGATTCTTACTTAGCAGACCCAGACAACTATGTGGTGAAGCCAGAGTGGATTGAGGAAATGAACAAAGCAGCTAACCGCCCTGTTAATACAGGCTTCTTCATTGAAGATCCGGATCATGAAGATCATATTTATGAGCCGGAAGATAAAGCGGTGCCGTTTGATTTTGCGGGCCTTGTTATGGATTACGATGCTGAGACAGGTATTGCTACTATACAGCAGCGCAACCATTTCAAAGTGGGCACTGAAATTGAGTTCTTTGGACCAAATGGCAAGTTCTTTAAGCAGACAGTAGAGTGCATTTGGGATACAGAAGGAAACGAGCTAGATGTTGCTCGTCATCCTTTGCAGCATGTACGCATGAAAGTAGCCCAGCCTGTTGCTTATTTCGATATGATGCGCAAAAGAAAATAA
- a CDS encoding polysaccharide deacetylase family protein, which produces MEFILLWGFYILTFYAFLPGIVSRLFGFRVFKKGRSDHELALTFDDGPDPVYTPMLLDLLNKYNAKATFFVLGVYAEKHPELLQRMHDEGHVIGIHNYVHKTNWLMRPRTVKRQIRKTSDIIEHTTGKRPVYYRPPWGIVNLFDFSNLGHLQIILWSGMFNDWRKKVGVERLYNRMMHKCRGGEVLLLHDCGLTLGADREAPANMLIALEQFLQRAEERELKCVRIDELIKSSDRYRALHPTWLKRSVIRIWLAYEQGFHLLFGMKTTNVSDPVFHFRVRPYYGESLLLDDGVELKRDDQVLELHFDNKRLFEIGRHARSEMQIAIQMIRATEKALPELAEYLAERPELCSNVKALYGVSMIHRGPEQFGFTVRDLPPGLFSWLSRKYLRLLMSVIHPHGKRRLRQNKEQLVPKLTAMSLETLFARYGKHTDYAFDSNSSDCLLINPSNRVGKTPNIL; this is translated from the coding sequence ATGGAATTCATTTTATTGTGGGGATTTTACATCCTGACGTTTTATGCGTTTCTCCCAGGTATCGTGAGTCGCTTGTTCGGTTTTAGGGTGTTTAAAAAAGGTCGCAGCGACCACGAGCTCGCTCTGACATTCGATGATGGTCCAGATCCTGTATATACGCCGATGTTACTCGATCTTTTGAACAAATATAATGCGAAGGCTACATTTTTTGTTCTCGGGGTTTATGCAGAAAAGCATCCAGAATTGTTACAACGCATGCACGATGAAGGTCATGTGATCGGTATTCATAACTACGTGCATAAGACAAATTGGCTCATGCGTCCGAGGACGGTTAAACGTCAAATTCGTAAAACGTCAGATATTATTGAACATACTACAGGGAAACGGCCGGTTTATTATCGTCCTCCTTGGGGAATCGTGAATTTATTTGATTTTAGTAATCTTGGCCACTTGCAAATTATATTATGGTCCGGCATGTTTAATGATTGGCGTAAAAAGGTTGGGGTTGAACGGTTATACAATCGTATGATGCATAAATGCCGTGGAGGAGAAGTGCTACTGCTGCATGATTGTGGCCTCACTCTAGGTGCGGATCGTGAAGCGCCGGCCAATATGCTGATCGCGCTGGAACAATTTTTACAGCGGGCGGAAGAGCGTGAATTGAAATGTGTACGGATTGACGAATTAATCAAATCGTCTGATCGATACCGTGCGCTTCACCCGACGTGGTTGAAGCGATCCGTTATTCGCATATGGCTAGCTTATGAGCAAGGTTTCCATCTTCTGTTCGGAATGAAAACGACAAATGTAAGCGATCCGGTGTTTCATTTTCGGGTTCGTCCTTATTATGGCGAATCACTATTACTCGATGACGGGGTAGAGTTGAAACGGGACGATCAAGTGTTGGAGCTTCATTTCGATAATAAACGTCTATTTGAAATTGGTAGGCATGCACGCTCAGAAATGCAGATTGCGATCCAAATGATTAGAGCAACGGAAAAAGCATTGCCTGAGTTGGCTGAATATTTGGCGGAGCGGCCAGAGCTATGTTCGAATGTAAAGGCATTGTATGGAGTTAGTATGATCCATCGTGGACCTGAACAGTTTGGCTTTACTGTACGTGATTTACCACCAGGGCTATTTTCTTGGTTATCGCGTAAATATTTGCGCTTACTTATGAGTGTTATTCATCCGCATGGGAAGCGCAGGCTACGGCAAAATAAAGAGCAATTGGTTCCGAAGCTTACCGCAATGTCATTAGAGACGCTGTTTGCGCGCTATGGAAAACATACCGATTATGCGTTCGATTCCAATTCGTCAGACTGCTTATTAATAAATCCGAGTAATAGAGTTGGAAAAACGCCTAATATATTGTAA
- a CDS encoding peptidoglycan D,D-transpeptidase FtsI family protein — protein sequence MSRPIHIRSRIAAAALFITFILICYTMRLGWLQFIQPHRSVQTYRAVNAHEHTEREYSNKHPADEYTLLQQSIIQRERAIVLEDGRGSIVDRKGRPIRGEKRYGLVLFPVHPSVMTSAVTQQLAAALNVQQSELIQKWSSATVPLLWPSAEDKKLPYLLPADQAQYMIRAKWDGVRILPLQLAYPLGQQTPHWVGYVSAVRPQDVVIERGANTSKHGVQSVQGAAGLERSFEPLLRGLGETTFVHYTDVAHRPLHGLDVRLRRPDNPNYPLKVVTTTDIQLQRDVEEAVDRVGLKKGAIVVLDASTRDVVAMVSRPSYNPNHVEPQRTDWNNQALKAIVPGSVFKLVIAAAALESGVTSIDESFHCNGKYGKYGLLCWKSDGHGRLSLREAFAKSCNVTFAALGERLDASTIQAYAHRLGVGDTVGMISDDGVGHTQLKHFDGEERGRVFVPEHKSEPKSKSNPKSKSESESQSSAEILHVDGGVKAQVGIGQRDVRVTPLAAANLVATLLNDGYGGHPRLVREVQYAQGRPFAQFAPQARIVRVIQPRTAHTLLQWMADTVQHGTGTALTSARWPLAGKSGTAQAESHGTSKVHTWFVGYGPTHLQGVSANKVPRYAVSVVAMDEPGSHSHRATALFRAVMDVLAQHHNADNEQQPHK from the coding sequence TTGTCACGTCCAATTCATATCCGTTCCCGTATCGCGGCGGCAGCATTATTCATAACATTCATTCTCATCTGTTACACGATGCGGCTTGGTTGGTTGCAGTTTATTCAACCTCATCGGTCTGTTCAGACTTATCGCGCAGTGAATGCCCATGAGCATACTGAGCGTGAATATTCAAATAAACATCCAGCCGATGAGTATACGTTGCTGCAACAATCGATTATTCAACGAGAGCGAGCGATTGTGCTGGAGGACGGACGCGGCAGTATTGTTGACCGAAAAGGTCGCCCAATCCGAGGTGAAAAGAGGTACGGTCTTGTATTATTTCCTGTACATCCGTCCGTTATGACATCGGCTGTGACGCAACAACTAGCAGCAGCGCTGAACGTACAACAAAGTGAACTTATCCAAAAATGGTCGTCCGCAACGGTGCCGCTGTTGTGGCCGTCAGCCGAAGACAAGAAGCTGCCCTATCTGTTGCCAGCAGATCAAGCGCAATACATGATTCGCGCTAAATGGGACGGTGTTCGTATTCTCCCTCTACAGTTAGCTTATCCGCTAGGGCAACAGACGCCGCATTGGGTTGGCTACGTATCTGCTGTTCGTCCTCAGGATGTAGTTATCGAAAGAGGGGCTAACACCTCTAAGCATGGAGTGCAAAGTGTACAAGGTGCAGCTGGGCTAGAGCGTTCTTTTGAGCCGCTTCTGCGGGGCTTAGGAGAGACGACGTTTGTTCATTATACCGATGTAGCACATCGCCCCCTGCATGGGCTAGATGTGAGATTGCGACGACCGGATAATCCTAATTATCCGTTGAAGGTTGTTACGACGACAGACATCCAATTGCAGCGTGATGTAGAAGAAGCAGTCGATCGTGTCGGTTTGAAAAAAGGGGCAATTGTTGTACTAGATGCCAGTACACGTGATGTTGTTGCGATGGTGTCACGTCCGAGTTACAACCCGAATCATGTAGAGCCACAACGAACGGATTGGAATAATCAAGCGCTAAAGGCGATTGTTCCTGGCTCGGTCTTTAAGCTAGTCATTGCGGCCGCAGCTCTAGAGAGTGGTGTGACTTCTATTGATGAATCGTTTCATTGCAATGGGAAGTATGGAAAATATGGATTGCTTTGCTGGAAGTCTGACGGGCATGGTCGTCTATCCCTGCGTGAAGCGTTCGCGAAGTCATGCAATGTTACTTTTGCTGCATTAGGAGAACGTCTTGATGCAAGTACCATTCAAGCCTACGCTCATCGACTGGGTGTAGGCGATACGGTCGGTATGATTTCAGATGACGGAGTAGGACATACGCAGCTTAAGCATTTTGATGGTGAAGAGCGTGGACGTGTTTTTGTGCCTGAGCATAAATCTGAGCCTAAGTCTAAGTCTAATCCTAAATCTAAATCTGAATCTGAATCGCAAAGTTCAGCTGAGATATTACATGTAGACGGCGGCGTAAAGGCTCAAGTTGGCATCGGGCAGCGTGATGTGCGCGTGACGCCGCTCGCAGCGGCCAACCTTGTCGCTACCTTGCTAAATGATGGTTATGGTGGACATCCTCGTTTAGTGCGCGAAGTCCAGTACGCGCAAGGTCGTCCCTTTGCGCAATTTGCGCCCCAAGCACGAATTGTACGCGTTATACAGCCGCGCACAGCGCATACATTGCTTCAATGGATGGCCGACACCGTGCAGCATGGCACAGGTACTGCCTTAACAAGCGCGCGCTGGCCGCTTGCAGGCAAAAGCGGCACGGCGCAAGCAGAATCACATGGAACTTCCAAGGTTCATACTTGGTTTGTCGGCTACGGCCCTACCCATTTACAAGGGGTGTCAGCCAATAAAGTTCCCCGCTATGCCGTATCCGTTGTTGCCATGGATGAGCCGGGATCACATTCGCATCGAGCAACAGCGCTATTTCGCGCGGTGATGGATGTGCTCGCACAGCATCATAACGCGGACAACGAGCAACAGCCACATAAATAG